The following proteins come from a genomic window of Nicotiana tomentosiformis chromosome 12, ASM39032v3, whole genome shotgun sequence:
- the LOC104091913 gene encoding subtilisin-like protease SBT3, giving the protein MANCITLYFLFLAILLTLNPFIMAQSETYIIHMDLSAMPTAFSSHQNWYLTTLASVSDSSSLGTASNRNSLSSSKIVYAYTNAIHGFSASLSSSELEVIKNSPGYLSSTKDMTVKSDTTHTSQFLGLNSNSGVWPKSDYGKDVIVGLVDTGIWPESKSYTDNGMTEVPSRWKGECESGTQFNSSLCNKKLIGARYFNKGLIATNPNITILMNSARDTDGHGTHTSSTAAGSHVESVSYFGYAPGAATGMAPKAHVAMYKALWDEGTMLSDILAAIDQAIEDGVDILSLSLGIDGRALYDDPVAIATFAAMEKGIFVSTSAGNEGPDGQTLHNGTPWVLTVAAGTVDREFIGTLTLGNGVSVTGLSLYPGNSSSSESSIVFLKTCLEEKELEKNANKIAICYDTNGSISDQLYNVRNSKVAGGVFITNYTDLEFYLQSEFPAVFLKFEDGDKVLEYIKNSHSPKARLEFQVTHLGTKPAPKVASYSSRGPSQSCPFILKPDLMAPGALILASWPQKSPATKINSGELFSKFNIISGTSMSCPHAAGVASLLKGAHPKWSPAAIRSAMMTTADALDNTQRPIRDIGRNNNAAIPLAMGAGHINPNKALDPGLIYDITSQDYINLLCALNFTSQQIKAITRSSAYSCSNPSLDLNYPSFIGYFNYNSSKSDPKRIQEFQRTVTNVGDGMSVYTAKLTSMDEYKVSVAPDKLVFKEKYEKQSYKLRIEGPLLVDNYLVYGSLSWVETSGKYVVKSPIVATTIGVDPL; this is encoded by the coding sequence ATGGCCAATTGTATTACCTTATATTTCTTGTTCCTTGCTATCTTACTTACTCTAAATCCATTTATTATGGCTCAGTCAGAAACTTATATCATCCATATGGACTTGTCAGCCATGCCAACAGCTTTCTCTAGCCATCAAAATTGGTACTTGACCACTCTTGCTTCTGTATCAGATAGTTCAAGTCTTGGAACTGCAAGTAATAGAAATTCCCTTTCCTCATCAAAAATAGTTTATGCTTACACTAATGCCATTCATGGTTTTAGTGCAAGTCTTTCTTCTTCTGAGCTAGAAGTTATCAAAAATTCTCCAGGCTATCTTTCTTCAACTAAGGACATGACAGTTAAAAGTGACACGACACACACGTCTCAATTCCTTGGCCTAAATTCCAATTCTGGTGTATGGCCAAAGTCAGACTATGGCAAAGATGTTATAGTTGGATTAGTTGACACAGGGATTTGGCCAGAGAGTAAAAGCTATACTGATAATGGGATGACTGAAGTTCCATCAAGATGGAAAGGAGAATGCGAAAGTGGCACTCAATTTAATTCCTCTTTATGCAACAAGAAACTCATTGGTGCGCGTTACTTCAACAAAGGCCTAATTGCTACCAATCCGAATATTACCATCTTGATGAATTCAGCTCGTGACACAGACGGGCATGGAACTCACACATCTTCTACAGCTGCAGGAAGTCATGTAGAATCTGTATCTTATTTTGGTTATGCCCCTGGTGCTGCTACAGGGATGGCACCAAAGGCTCATGTGGCAATGTACAAGGCTTTGTGGGATGAGGGTACAATGTTATCTGACATTCTGGCTGCAATTGATCAGGCAATTGAGGATGGAGTGGATATATTATCCTTGTCACTAGGCATAGATGGTCGTGCGCTATATGATGATCCGGTAGCTATTGCCACATTTGCAGCAATGGAGAAAGGTATATTTGTTTCCACTTCAGCAGGAAATGAAGGGCCTGACGGTCAGACTTTGCACAACGGAACACCTTGGGTTCTCACTGTTGCTGCTGGCACAGTTGATCGCGAATTTATCGGGACACTAACTCTAGGTAATGGAGTTTCAGTCACTGGTTTATCTCTCTACCCCGGGAATTCAAGTTCAAGCGAAAGTTCCATCGTTTTTCTCAAGACATGCCTAGAGGAGAAGGAACTGGagaaaaatgcaaacaaaatcGCCATCTGCTATGACACGAATGGATCAATAAGTGACCAACTGTACAATGTAAGAAACTCAAAAGTTGCTGGTGGTGTCTTCATAACAAATTACACAGACTTGGAATTCTACCTCCAAAGCGAATTCCCAGCTGTGTTTTTGAAGTTTGAAGATGGTGATAAAGTTTTGGAGTACATCAAGAATAGTCATTCACCTAAAGCAAGACTTGAATTTCAAGTGACACATCTTGGTACTAAACCAGCACCAAAAGTTGCTAGCTATAGCTCAAGGGGACCATCACAAAGCTGCCCCTTTATCCTCAAACCTGACCTGATGGCTCCTGGAGCCTTAATATTAGCTTCATGGCCTCAAAAATCACCCGCAACTAAAATTAACTCGGGAGAGCTTTTCAGTAAATTCAACATCATATCCGGTACGTCAATGTCATGCCCTCATGCTGCTGGTGTAGCTTCACTTTTGAAAGGAGCACACCCCAAATGGAGCCCTGCTGCCATCCGGTCGGCCATGATGACCACAGCCGACGCATTGGACAACACGCAAAGGCCCATCCGAGACATCGGTCGCAACAATAATGCTGCTATTCCCCTAGCCATGGGAGCTGGCCATATCAATCCAAATAAGGCACTAGACCCTGGACTTATCTATGACATTACATCACAGGACTATATCAATCTCCTCTGTGCTCTAAATTTTACATCTCAACAGATAAAAGCCATTACAAGGTCCTCTGCTTATTCTTGTTCCAACCCATCATTGGACTTAAACTATCCATCATTCATAGGCTATTTCAATTATAACAGCAGTAAGTCAGATCCTAAAAGGATACAAGAATTCCAGAGGACAGTGACTAATGTAGGAGATGGTATGTCTGTATATACAGCCAAATTGACCTCAATGGATGAATATAAAGTTAGTGTTGCACCTGACAAGTTGGTTTTCAAAGAGAAGTATGAAAAGCAAAGCTACAAGCTAAGGATAGAAGGTCCATTGCTAGTAGATAATTATCTTGTTTATGGTTCTTTGAGCTGGGTGGAAACTAGCGGTAAATATGTAGTAAAAAGTCCCATTGTCGCCACTACCATAGGAGTGGATCCTCTGTGA
- the LOC138903070 gene encoding uncharacterized protein, whose amino-acid sequence MKGVMRFGKKGNLSPRYIGPYKIIRRVGQVAYEVDLPSNLESVHPVFHVSMLRKCIGDISRVVPVDNVQVTEHLSYEETPIAILDRQVRGLRTKDVASVKVLWRNNNMEEMTWEAEEDMKSRYPHLFLLPKEDRTETSQP is encoded by the coding sequence atgaaaggcgttatgagattcggtaagaaaggaaatcttagccctcgatatattggaccttataagatcatacgcagagtaggccaggtagcatatgaggtAGAtttgccttccaacttggagtcagtacatccagtttttcacgtgtctatgctccgcaaGTGTATTGGAGATATTTCTAGAGTTGTTCCAGTTGAcaatgttcaggtcacagagcatctatcatatgaggaaactcccattgctatactagatagacaagttcggggattgagaactaaggacgtagcttcagttaaagtactttggaggaataATAAtatggaggagatgacttgggaagctgaagaagatatgaagtctaggtatcctcacttgtttctgcTTCCGAAGGAGGatcggactgagacatcacagccttag